From the Psilocybe cubensis strain MGC-MH-2018 chromosome 6, whole genome shotgun sequence genome, the window AGAAGCTGCATGCTGATCAGGCCAGACAGAACTTCGTTCGTCCCGGTGGTGATCACTTCACTCTACTCAATGTGTGGGAGCAATGGGCAGAGACCAACTATTCACAACAATTTTGCTATGAGCAATTCTTGCAATTCAAGAGTTTAAGCAGGGCTCGGGATATACGTGACCAACTTGCGGGTCTATGTGAACGTGTCGAGGTTGTGATCCAGTCGAATCCAAATTCAAACGACATTACTCCAGTGCAAAAAGCTCTTACCTCTGGGTATTTCTACAACACTGTAAGTCTAATGATTTTCTTCGGGTATGTCGAGCATCTCTTAAGGTATTATTTTCTTCGACGATGCAGGCACAGCTTCAAAAGAGCGGGGACTCTTATCGTACGCTCAAAACCAATCATACCGTGTATATTCATCCATCGTCAAGTTTGTTCCAACATCAACCACCTGTCAAGGCTCTGCTGTACTATGAGCTAGTTATGACAACCAAATCATATATGAGGTTGGTGCTGTGTTGCATTCTCAAAGGGTCTTAGTTAAGGTTTTTCTAGACAAGTCATGGAGATCAAGCCCTCTTGGTTACTTGAAGGTGAGACCCaaacttttctctttcaCTTGGACTTTTCTGACGTTAATTATTTCTCATCGTAGTTGCTCCCCATTATTTCAAACCCGCTGACCTCGATCAACTATCACAAGGCGATAAGAAGATGCCCAAAACTATCGGAGCCTCGAGCGCCACTACCGCCTCATCATAGCACATGATTAGTTGACTATTCGTTGTCGTTTTCGCTAGTCTTCGTTTGCTGTATGAATACTCTTGTTTCGTTTGAGTGAAATGGTGTGTTTCTCTGTTTGGGCGTTGCATTGAAATCTAGCATATTCGAATTCTTTGCTCATGGCCTTTATCCTCTTCCAACGTACGGTGCTCCGGCAGCCCTGCGAACATTAACGTCATGCAAATTCTAGGCGCAGGAATCGGACCGTCATGTCACTCACATTATATTCACCTCAAGCATGGTCACATCAGGTGGCATGCTGGCGATATGTACAACAGTGCTGGCAACTTGTTCGACATCCATGGTAGGTTCTGACAACATAGTGCCATTAGGTTGCAATGCCCCGACAGTAAAATGTTTGTCTGATATGTCCGTTTTGGCGTTTCCTGTAAACACAGCGTGGCTAGAATTCGTGGGTGTAATCCCAAATAGTAAACATACCGATGTCCAGCTGAGTGCATGTAATGCCGAAAGGCCGCCCTTCAAGAGAAATGCACTTTGTGAGTCCTGCGATTGCATGCTTGGAGCAAGCATAAGGCGAGGTATTGGGCCTTGGAACATGCGCCGAGAGTGATCCATTGTTTATAATTCGACCTAGAATAAACGTCAAAGCAACACAGGTTTGGTCAATGATTGAGATTTGGACTTGGTGTATAAACTACCTCCTTGTGGTGTCTGTGACTTAAAAATCTTTATGGCCTCGCGCGCTGCTAAAAAGGAGCCAGTGAGATTAACATGAATCACAGCCTGAAATGCCTCCAGAGAAAGTTCTTCTATAGGCGCTGCTCTCGGAGATATGCCGGCATTCTGAATATATGGTAAGAGGTTTCCATATATCTGAATGACGTTTGATGAAAGCCTACGTTAAACAGCAGGTCCAGTCTGCCTATAGACGGTTGTCAGCACCTCTACACGGCCTTGGTAAAGCTATTGGCAATATGAAAGATCTGGATTTACCAAAGTGAGATACTGCCGTTTCGAAGACACCTTTGATGAAAGGTTCATCTGTGATATCACCAGCTAAGATAAGAGTTTCGTTGGTACAAAGTAACGCCGTTTCCTTGAGCTGTTCCAGGCGGCGAGCAGTTAAAACGAGTTTCCATCCAGCTTTGGACAAGGCTATAGCTGATGCGCGTCCAATTCCTACAAGGATAGACAAAGGTTTATCATTGCTGACATCGAGGTTCCGTCAACGGTATCCATACCTGAAGACGCGCCAGTAACGATGCCAATTCTAGTCATAGTAGGTGGGTAATCAATTCGTAGTTCAACGCCCCTTGAATTGAGGTTGGTATTATAGACAGGTGTTTGATGAAAACCAGATCGCTTGGGTTCAATCATTTGCATTGATAAACCCTTGATTTAAATTAGATTAAAAGGCTTCGATTCGTGACCATAAGATTTATTGGCACTGTCTGACAATTAACGTTTTCGAGCATATTTAATATCAAACCCAATGGTTGAAAATTGAACCACAGAGATCATTCATGAAATTGAAAATATCATTTAGAATAACTATTGATACATGAACGAAGCAATTTAGTGGCTACACATTCTCGCCATGAGATAATACCGAGATATCTGAATAAGTATAATAAGTTATGTAGTCCAAGTGGTACAGGTACAAAAGTCGAAACGAATTTCCTCTGGAACAGATGCAGGTGACAGCAAAAGACAAAACAATAGAAGCAAGTTAAATTAAAGCTTCGAGAGCAGAAGGAGGTGAAAAAGACAGATTAATTGGTGATGGTGCTTCAATTCCGGCGATGTAGCAGGAAGTGGTCACTTTTTGGCGAAGGGATTCGTATCTATGTCGCTGTTCTAAAAAATGATAGACCATAAAGATCTACCCAAAGTATTGATATCATTGAACACTCACCGCCACACGGCCATAACCCGGTTAAACTGAAAACGCACAATCAACTTGCCATGACCATACTCTCAAGGAACGGAAAAATAGACGTACTAATCAATAGCAGGAATAAGTGCTTTACAGACGTCCAAGGCAACCGTCAGTGTGTTATCAACCTCCCATAGGGCAAGTGATCTATCCAAAGAAAGTTATACAACAGATACAGGAACAAGCCAAAAATCTTACCGATGGATCTGACCCATAAACCAGAAGACGAAAAATGGACGGCGAGCTAGGAGATTACTCGAATGACCTGTTACTGTATGCAGGCCAAGCATGAAGCGCTCCGCTACGGTCGCCTGATGTGTCACTGAAGATATAAAAGGCGTAAAAAGTCTGAAAATAGTCGGAGATGCATTGGGGCCAATGTGCTTACGCCACTCTTCAGCCTTGTCGCGGTGGAATAGGCCGCTAACGTTTCTGGTAAGTTGAAAGGCCACAATAAGGGGCAGAAGAAACATGTGAGAAAGGGGCCTAAACTTACGCGGACACCAGAGGGATATATCGTTGGAACTCATAAGATATACACATGCGTGTGCTTGAGGAAAAGTGTCACAATGACGTTACCAAGAAACCTAGATAATGAAAGACTTACTTAAATATGTACTCCCTTGCCTGAAAAATGAAGGCTCTTTCAATTGCACAGGTATGTCGATTTAAAGCCTGCTCAAGACTGTCTGCTTCCAACCAGGCTTTCATGGCGAATTCTGCCTTGTCATTGTCCGTAGCACGGGTATTGCCTCGCATCCGGATGCAGCCATGCCACAACAAGAAACTTCGGTCGTGCAATGCCCAGACAGTGTCCTTAGGCGAATAGCTAGACAGGGCCGGAGATTTGGCAACAGATTCTCCAGAGAAAAGTAGCGCGTACTAAAAAACAAAGGAATCAGCGAGACCTAAGAAGTAGGATATTAAAGATTATACATACATTGGCAGGATCCGAGATAAACAGGTCTAAGCCTTGTGACCTATGAGAAGTGGTGTACGAGATGTGTCCTGCAGCAAGCATCATAGAGCTCCAGCATAAACGCCTACATGATTCTTTGCGAATTTCAGCCTCAGTCCAGGTATCGTCCCAAGCTGGTGTAGCACTCCACAACGGAGCATGTTCTGCAGCAGAAGGCCAGTGCTCTTCCAACGTAAAACTCTGACATGAACATCCAATTTCGTCGCATACGCCAGGGTGGGATGCTACTGGAAATTGCTCAGGCAGCCACGCAATCTGCGACTTTGGAGAGCCTAAAACTGCTGGTACAGTTCCAGGTGAGAACATCGATGTGTTTGGATCTCCGGCATCCATGGATGTCAATGAAAGACTCCGTATAATCGAATCGAGCATAACCATTGACGACGTCGATCTTTCCGAAGAATGCCGGGGATGTGCACATATCTCGAAAAGGGCAAGTAACTACAGAGAGGCACAAGCCGAAATCAGCAGTGAGTAACAAGTAGCAGGATAGATGAATTCACAAACCCATGCTGCTTGTGCAAGTGTTTCGTCAATCCATCCTGCATTGAAACTGGCATCCATGGCTGCTTGTGCTTCATCTCGAAAACGTAGAGCACGTtcccttccttcttttccatATCCAACTTCGGAACTTTGCCAAAAGGTTGCTAGGGCCAGTAATGCAAGAATTAAGCTAGGCTGAATTCTTTCTCTGCGTATTGGATCATAAAAGTTCCCAAAAAAACTCGGAATATGGAAAAAAGAGAACCAATAATTGGAGGCCCTGAAAAGAAAACGGAGATCGGCGGTTATGCTTTGTGTGGCCGTCATGCGCTGTGATACAGTGAGAGCTTGCAAACGGGTGGATGTCGGAGATAGATACAATGATAGCAGAGAGTCCCACCAAACTTTGCGGGTGAAGTTCAGGGACGGTTCACTGACAAGCTCTGGCCCATTGGATTCCTGATTTTCATTTCCGTTTTCATCGAGTTCAATAATAAATCCTCGATTGGTGTTATACGACGGTACGATATTTTCCATCTCAAGACCATGGTCATAAGAGATTATCTATATCGAAATAGAAATTAACGATGTAATCGTATTGTATTAGATTCCTGATCTTACGACGGACGCAGCCTTTCTTGAATTGGAAAGCGTTCCAACACCTAAGATACCCGGACATTGTGTAAGGCCATGACAACCGCAAGGCGAGTACGACGATCGCGAGTAATTTGACATTGCAACAAAGTTGCTTGTGTTACCGCTAAGATCAGCAGGTATTTCAGGTGAAGGGAGCATAACATTTGAACTGCTCATGTCTCCATCCTGAGGCGACTCATCGCCAGTGACGGATTGCCGAGTTAGGAATTGTTGATgatttgtttggtttgtgtCAGAAGTCGAATTATCACGAGTTCTGCGGCGGCGACGAGGGGCAGGCCCGTTATCACCATCATTCCTAATATCCCGTGCCATACGTTGACGAGCACCTGGTGTCTTGTCTGGACCCCTCCGCTTTGGGACGGAATCGTAATTACATTCTCCATTCCCATTCGCCCTGCGTCCGCAGTTGTGACAAATAGGCTTTGCACCGTCGCATCGTATTTTTCGTGTCCGACTAAGTAAAAAATTGTCAGTTAAGTTAAGAACGATATATCAAACATAAGACTTGCCATTGCAAGCATGCGACATAGACACGAGCTCGAGGCTTCCCCTGAGTTGTAGGAGGTTGGTCCGGAGCAAGTTCAATGCGAGGCTTTTCACGCCTGGCCTTCTTAGGTTTTGGCTCCACATGAGAGGCTTGGGACCCGATGTTGGGCCAAAATTCTGAGTCACCCGAATGCTCAGAAGCTGGGCCAGTCATTGCAGAGCTTGTGCCATGAGTAAAATGAGACGCAGAGTGAGAGTAGGTATCTAGCATCCCATTGTCATTGTTTCTTTTCGACGTGCTTGGACTGGGGAGACGGGCAATTTGCTCCTGGTAGGAAAGTCCGGGAGGCATATGCATCTCTGAAGAGCCGCTGGCGCGACGATCGTAGGATTGAATGTACGGCGCGCTAACTGGAGAGTTGGACTCCCTTCTCATATTGTATTCGAAGCCTGAATCGCTGCTTTGACGCGCGTTTGAGTAATGGTGTTCATTAGAGGCTTGATAAAAGTCGGCCCGGCTATGGGCTCCGGCATATTGGCGAGACGGATTATCTGGTGGAGGAGCCAAAACATGACCTGGCATATTGTGCGACACATAGTACTCTTGCTGCCGGTATGGTTCCGAGGGCGAAAAAGGTTGGTCTTGGGACCGTTGTCGAGAATTAGTAAAGTTGTACATGACGCTCCAACGGCGTTTCCTTCGAATATACCAGATCAacgaaaaggaagaaaagtaGTAGAATgccgcaaaagaaagattaGAGGGCCAAGGGAGAAGTTAGAGCGAAagagaagagggagaagtAGAGGAAGGGTTGAGCGTTGTTGCAATACAtataagattgggctcatcagaaaccagcacccttacgtaatcaatgggcttggcgccaagagcggccaaaatccagctcgaaaaaaaaatcaaaagttatgttgacggaaaatggtttcagacaaaaagtttaaaaaaaaaaaattcataaatgtgcatatacaatccttactactagcctttatgcccacaataatagaattacacctcagaggtcaaattgtagtctctggaagtccataatgagtctgagaggtattacttaggcgtgacttattgtcacgtgtggtcacgtgtaccattatataagcggccaaaagaacattgtcaaattttcgaaaatctcccaaactcgagaaaacaccatttctgacgtgttagactaaaaaaaaaggaaaaaaattaaaatctttataacttcttgagatcaaaatttttttgaaaaaaaaaaccacagatgtgttcaaagaagcataacctacatatctgtggttcaaaaatgtagaatagtgtgagtgcagaagggttgaaaaggttcggaggtaagccaacttttgcttacctaagggggtgctggttcctgatgagcccaatcttagtaTCTCCAATCAACAGTCTTCTAATCCTTGAGCGTTCTGTTGATAGGGTTGTGACCAAATGCAAGTGTGACCGTCCTTCGCCCTTTTGGCAAAGGGACTGCCGTGTGGCGTCTTTGTTTGTTTTCTGATCAAACTTTCGTGAAATGGTTCCTTACACCCTCAATCTTGTTCTTTCCTGCAAGCCGATGCTCTCCCCTTTGTCTGAGTCTCTTGATCAGCTCCAGCTCTAAGCAGGGCcagtggcaaaacaaaactATGGTATCTTGGGGACTCCTGCGACTCCTGACCATCTTGACCGGCAATCTCCAAGTCCAGAAACTGTAACCCTGGATCGCATGCATGGTTCTCTGGAAAAATCCAGAGATATTCTCACTGATCCCACACGCGTCTGATTGGGCCTTTAAAGCTGAAAATTTGGGCGAAGTGTTTCTTTGCTCCCTCTTTGACTAGGGAAGCATACCTCTCGTTGTCTGCTTTTTCTACACCTTGCGCCACAAAACTTCTTCTCTTCATATCCAAACCTCGTAGTGCTTCACAAGCGCGGACTTGACCAGAATTCATTTCTCTGAACTATATTTAAAATTGACAAAGGTTCCCGCGGCATGAAGTTTCACTGGAGTGCAAACGCCAACCAGAGTTTCTCCGACACGAGCTATCACACTGCTTACTGTTGTCCGCCCGTTGCAACAATTAGTCCTTCAGAACCTGTTTAACAGTAGATATCCTCCTGTGCGCCTCTTTGGTTATATGAGGTTCGTGGTTGATGTCGGGTCTTTAGACAAAATTTTGCTGCATAGGCCTGAATTTGTTTCAAGCGAAGTTAAAGTGAAATTGACATTTTGTCGCTCATTACTTTGTCCGACTTATCGACCAGTGGTCATTCCGTTGGAAGTCATAAATATGCGCTTCGTCCCCTCTCCAATTCTGTCACTTTTGACAAGCtcttgatgatgatgtctATGGCACTCACACTGTTAATATCCAGCCAAGATGTTAACGTAAAACAACTGGTAGCTTTCGGAAAACATAGACCCTGTCGAATAAATTTTCGCCATCTAGGATCAAACATCGTCTTGCTTCGACTTTGACGCCTCTGAGATTGAAATCCCCCTCATCGACCTTTTCAAATTTAATtgtcaacatcatcaaacacGTGGAACATGACAGAACCCCATCGTTCCGCATTCGATTGCCCTCCTATGTCCCTCAGCCTTTTGTTTTCGCAGACCGGGGCCCGTGAAAGTCGAAGGTAGCCGGTTCTCCCTTCCCTATAAGAGATGGATAAACTTACCGCGTCTTCCAGAAATCCAATATGCACTGTGCATGCGGATAAAGTTCTTGGGAAATGAAGCATAGAACCTGACTGTTCCCTCACGTGGACCATGCCATGACTTAATTCACTCTGGTTAGACCCTTTGTCTCCCTCGAAATTACCAGGAATAGCATACTCGACCGCACGGTAGCACCCCCATCATATTGCCTCTCGGCTCTTCAATAAATCCCATCCAACTTATTATTCTCCGTCCTGGCTCCTGTTTGTAGAATATTTACTTCTGTCACAAAACCCCTTTCCTCGACATGTCAAGATCAACTCCCACCTACCGGCGTCGGACAATGCATCCGCATGCTCATGGTTCTCCGCCCCACAATACTTTTCTAATGTGGAGCAAACTCGTCGATATGGCTTTCGTCGCATGTTTCTTCCTGTTCGCTCGGGCGTTTCTGTTTTACGACTTCGCATATCTCAGAATGGTCCCTACTACCGGGAGCGACTTGCTAAGCTCTCCAATGAACAGAGACATTGCCACGCTGTATAACGCCACCACCCCGCCAAGCAACGGGATATATGATGATGCCCTACCTCCGAGTTGGGGCCCCGCTATGGCGACCAACTTTACTACCAACGACGATGAGCTACCAATGGAATCTGTCTTTGAAGATGGCAGCCACGCCTTTGCGCAAAAACCGGAACGTCACGTTCCCAGTGTCTCGGCGGCCGACAGTCGTGATGCTGATGTTGATGACGGTTATACTCCTGAAAAGGAACTGCAGTTGACAAGAGTTGCACCCAGGATGGAAACCAGTAGTACTTCGCCTGTGTTATTCTCATCCTCCGACACTCGTGATCCTGATATCGCTGCTGTTGAACGTGTGACGGCTCGGATGTGGCATGATTCTGATTATTACGGTCGAGACGACTATGTGACTACCGACGTGAAGTCTGATTCTAAGGTCAATTCTGGTCAGGATATTTCTCCGAAATCCAGATTTTTTCCGTTCGAGCGCGAGTATGATCAAAGGTCCTTGGACGACGAACCATTTCTTTCCATGGAGGAATATGACGGTGAAAGGGAAATATTCGCTCTCAAAATATGGATTGACAGGAAGGCTTGGTAGGACAAGATATTGCCAGGCATCCAGTGGTATTAAGTGCTTATCTGACAGTTGATAATATTATCTGTTAGTGGCTGTTGTCTCTCATCAGTTGTTTCATTCTACCCTGTTATAATTCCTGTTATACTACGTAGAAGTAAATGGTTCTATGAGCAACGCATAACCCCTAGAAAATTCCTAACAATTGTATTATAATATCACACCGAGTTATATTGCATTGAACCATACACCGCTATAAGCTGAAAGAATGAAAAGAAGGGGCTAAGCAAGCGCCGTCTTAAGCGCCAGGAATGTCTATTTATAGATTCTCACTGGTTTTACAGAAAATAAAGCATCAACGAAGCAAATGAACACCAATGAGCACATCATGCTCCATAAATATTAACTATTCTTATTCAAAGTTATGTAACGGTGAAGGATTCGTAAAGTTATGTAGTACCTTTATTTAATAATGAGTATAAAAATGCACGAGAAATTTTCATCTTGCAAATGCAGTTTGATTGAATCGATGTATGTACATTTTACTACAAATGTGACGATGCTTTGGTTACACTCCCCGGGAAAGATACAACACAAGGGCGGAGAAAAATTACACAAAATACACTGAAATACTACAAAGTCTTGAAAGCAATTGATAGGTTCTAAGTCCGAAGCCTGGGTCCGAGTTCGGTCGACAAAGCCTCACGGTCCAGTGGAGAAACGCCCTCGCAACCAGAGATAATCACTTCCGACAGGGTGTAATCTGGATACACCGTGTCTGTCCATTTCACCCTAGCTGCGATAGCCTCGGTGATAGCTTTTCCGCTCAATTGTTGGCAATTAATCAACCTCAGCTTTTGAAGTCTAGGTAACCGCACACGCACACCATTCTCCTCTTTAACAGGACGCAGCATTGCAATCA encodes:
- a CDS encoding Glucose 1-dehydrogenase, which codes for MTRIGIVTGASSGIGRASAIALSKAGWKLVLTARRLEQLKETALLCTNETLILAGDITDEPFIKGVFETAVSHFGRLDLLFNNAGISPRAAPIEELSLEAFQAVIHVNLTGSFLAAREAIKIFKSQTPQGGRIINNGSLSAHVPRPNTSPYACSKHAIAGLTKCISLEGRPFGITCTQLDIGNAKTDISDKHFTVGALQPNGTMLSEPTMDVEQVASTVVHIASMPPDVTMLEVNIMAAGAPYVGRG